A section of the Clostridia bacterium genome encodes:
- a CDS encoding WecB/TagA/CpsF family glycosyltransferase, with protein sequence MQAADILGVRVDACTLEEAVERIASMVSSPGYHQVVTANAEMLWRSWHEPEFARILAGAALVTADGVGVLWAARRLGQPPLHQVTGIDLVPALARRGAEEGWRFFLYGAQPGVAEAAAERLAGAHPGLQVVGVAHGYQTPDGEEGVRRAIRLGRPHVLLVALGSPRQEYWIARYLDQLGVPVAVGVGGTLDVLAGRARRAPLWVRRRGLEWLYRLLREPGRWRRQAVLPAFAWRVFWAAALQGGRRTTGRRRTL encoded by the coding sequence TTGCAGGCGGCAGACATTCTGGGGGTGCGGGTAGACGCCTGCACCCTGGAGGAAGCGGTGGAGCGCATCGCCTCCATGGTTTCTTCGCCCGGGTATCACCAGGTGGTTACCGCCAACGCGGAGATGCTCTGGCGGTCCTGGCACGAGCCGGAGTTTGCCCGTATACTGGCCGGGGCCGCCCTGGTAACCGCCGACGGCGTGGGGGTGCTATGGGCGGCAAGACGCCTGGGTCAGCCTCCACTTCACCAGGTAACGGGCATCGATTTGGTACCGGCGCTGGCCCGCCGCGGGGCGGAAGAGGGCTGGCGTTTCTTTCTTTACGGAGCCCAACCCGGCGTGGCCGAGGCGGCGGCCGAGCGGTTGGCCGGCGCCCATCCCGGACTGCAGGTGGTGGGGGTAGCTCACGGGTACCAGACGCCGGACGGAGAGGAAGGGGTAAGGCGGGCCATTCGGCTTGGCCGGCCTCACGTTCTCCTGGTGGCTCTGGGTTCACCCAGGCAGGAGTACTGGATTGCCCGTTACCTGGACCAACTGGGGGTTCCGGTGGCCGTGGGAGTGGGCGGTACCCTGGACGTGCTGGCCGGCAGGGCCCGGCGGGCGCCGCTGTGGGTGCGGCGCCGGGGGCTGGAATGGCTTTACCGTCTGCTGAGGGAGCCCGGACGCTGGCGTCGCCAGGCAGTGCTGCCGGCGTTCGCCTGGCGGGTTTTCTGGGCGGCCGCCCTGCAGGGCGGGAGGAGAACCACCGGTCGGAGGAGAACTCTATAA
- a CDS encoding DUF1934 domain-containing protein, whose amino-acid sequence MYRPILVRVRGTQVKGPGEEDNIELVTEGRLYRRDCSYYILYQETCLSGLEGTLTSLKIEPTRVVLNRMGGTAQRQSFEEGVWHQSYYVTPYGAIRVGVIPSRVDVDLTERGGSINLEYELQIDQEKVSDNRLSITVWGLETGT is encoded by the coding sequence GTGTACCGTCCGATTCTGGTAAGGGTTCGGGGGACGCAGGTGAAGGGGCCGGGAGAGGAGGACAACATCGAGCTGGTGACCGAAGGCCGGCTTTACCGGCGCGACTGCTCCTACTATATTCTTTACCAGGAAACCTGCCTGAGCGGTTTGGAAGGCACTCTTACTTCTCTAAAAATTGAACCTACACGCGTAGTATTGAACCGTATGGGTGGGACGGCCCAGCGTCAGAGTTTTGAAGAAGGGGTATGGCATCAGAGCTACTACGTGACTCCTTACGGCGCCATTCGGGTGGGCGTGATACCTTCCCGGGTGGACGTTGACTTGACAGAGAGGGGGGGAAGCATTAACCTAGAGTATGAATTGCAGATAGACCAAGAGAAGGTCAGCGATAATCGCCTGTCGATCACCGTCTGGGGCTTGGAGACCGGCACATGA
- a CDS encoding MBL fold metallo-hydrolase, whose amino-acid sequence MEIRWLGHACFEIKSARGLTILTDPFAREVGYPRIESRADVVTVSHQHFDHNAVALVPGKPRVVEEPGVHQVEGVTFRGISTFHDSAGGKQRGKNLVFVFAVDGVNVCHLGDLGHVLDARQVAEIGPVDVLMVPVGGYYTIDAAAAKEVVEALGPRIVLPMHYKTPVMPEASFPIAPVGDFTRFFERVVEKEVLEVDREHLPPGPEVVVLSYPQK is encoded by the coding sequence GTGGAAATCCGCTGGCTGGGGCACGCCTGCTTCGAGATAAAGAGTGCCCGCGGGCTCACCATCCTTACCGACCCTTTCGCCCGGGAGGTGGGCTATCCTCGAATCGAGTCCCGGGCGGACGTGGTGACGGTGAGCCACCAGCACTTTGACCATAATGCCGTGGCCCTGGTACCGGGTAAGCCTAGGGTCGTGGAGGAGCCGGGGGTGCACCAGGTAGAAGGGGTAACCTTCAGGGGGATAAGCACCTTTCACGACTCTGCCGGTGGCAAGCAGAGGGGCAAGAACCTGGTATTCGTGTTCGCGGTAGACGGGGTCAATGTCTGTCACCTGGGTGATCTGGGACACGTGCTGGACGCCCGTCAGGTGGCGGAAATAGGACCGGTGGATGTCCTGATGGTACCGGTTGGCGGATACTATACCATCGATGCCGCCGCGGCCAAGGAAGTAGTAGAGGCGCTGGGCCCGCGTATCGTTCTGCCCATGCATTACAAGACGCCGGTAATGCCCGAGGCCAGCTTCCCCATTGCGCCGGTCGGCGACTTTACCCGCTTCTTCGAGCGGGTGGTCGAAAAAGAGGTTCTGGAGGTAGACCGAGAGCATCTCCCGCCGGGACCGGAGGTAGTGGTGTTGAGCTATCCGCAGAAGTAG
- a CDS encoding phosphoglucomutase/phosphomannomutase family protein — protein sequence MEEIRFGTDGWRHVISDGFTFANVRRVAQAIAEDLLARGHQGRRVVVGYDTRFLSPRYAQLVAEVLAGNGLEVLLTREAAPTPAVSWAVREKGAAGGVMVTASHNPPEYNGLKFKGPYGGSALPELTSAVERHLAEETPIRFLPLEQALAQGRVRLFDPKPGYFAQLRRLVDLSVFTGLNFTVVADPMHGAGRGYLKELLAPTGLKVVEIRGEHNPGFGGVNPEPIERNLTPLFEAVGGLGAALGLATDGDADRVGAVDEQGHFVDSHRIFALLFRHLVNTRGWDGAVVKTFSTTRMIDLLARRLGKKLHVTPIGFKYICRLMLEDDVLIGGEESGGIGIKYHLPERDGILSGLLLLEIMALSGRKMSELVADLLQEVGPHYYRRVDLEIREAQTLMRRLAERPPKEIAGRRVRGQDGLDGQKFLLEDESWILFRASGTEPVVRIYAEAASPQAAEHLLAAGARYLAEGEVGRVAGGG from the coding sequence ATGGAGGAGATCAGGTTCGGCACCGACGGCTGGCGGCACGTTATCAGCGACGGCTTCACCTTTGCCAACGTGCGGCGAGTGGCCCAGGCTATAGCCGAGGATCTTCTGGCCCGGGGCCATCAGGGCCGCAGGGTGGTAGTGGGCTACGACACCCGCTTCTTGTCGCCCCGCTACGCGCAGTTGGTGGCCGAGGTTTTGGCGGGCAACGGGCTAGAGGTGTTGCTCACCCGTGAGGCGGCCCCAACCCCTGCCGTCTCCTGGGCGGTTAGAGAGAAGGGGGCGGCGGGAGGGGTTATGGTCACCGCCAGCCACAACCCTCCGGAGTATAACGGTCTGAAGTTCAAGGGACCCTACGGCGGATCGGCGTTACCCGAGTTGACCTCTGCCGTAGAGCGCCACCTGGCCGAGGAGACGCCCATCCGCTTCCTCCCTCTGGAGCAGGCGTTAGCCCAGGGCAGGGTGCGGCTTTTTGATCCCAAGCCCGGTTACTTCGCCCAGTTGCGGCGGCTGGTCGACCTTTCGGTTTTCACCGGTCTGAACTTTACCGTGGTAGCGGACCCCATGCACGGTGCCGGGCGGGGATACCTGAAAGAACTGTTGGCCCCGACCGGGCTAAAGGTAGTGGAGATTCGCGGGGAGCACAATCCCGGCTTCGGGGGGGTAAACCCGGAGCCCATAGAGAGGAATCTCACCCCTCTGTTCGAAGCCGTGGGAGGTCTCGGGGCGGCACTGGGCCTGGCCACCGACGGGGATGCCGACCGGGTGGGGGCGGTGGACGAGCAGGGCCATTTCGTGGATTCCCACCGCATCTTCGCCCTGCTGTTTCGCCATCTGGTCAATACCCGCGGCTGGGACGGCGCGGTGGTAAAGACCTTTTCTACCACCCGGATGATCGACCTGTTGGCCCGGCGTTTGGGCAAGAAACTTCACGTAACCCCTATAGGGTTCAAGTACATCTGCCGGCTGATGCTGGAAGACGACGTGCTAATCGGCGGCGAGGAAAGCGGAGGAATCGGGATCAAGTATCACCTGCCCGAACGCGACGGCATCCTCTCCGGTCTCCTCCTGCTGGAAATAATGGCCCTGTCCGGCAGGAAGATGTCCGAACTGGTAGCCGACCTGCTGCAGGAGGTCGGTCCCCATTACTACCGGCGGGTGGATCTGGAGATCAGGGAGGCTCAAACCCTGATGCGGAGGCTGGCGGAGCGGCCGCCCAAGGAGATCGCCGGGCGCCGCGTCCGGGGTCAGGACGGACTGGACGGGCAGAAGTTCCTGCTGGAGGACGAATCCTGGATCCTCTTCCGGGCTTCGGGTACCGAACCGGTGGTGCGCATTTACGCCGAAGCCGCCTCACCCCAGGCGGCAGAACACCTGCTGGCAGCCGGCGCCCGCTACCTGGCCGAAGGGGAGGTAGGTAGAGTTGCGGGTGGTGGATAA
- a CDS encoding AraC family ligand binding domain-containing protein, whose translation MRVVDKPWGREIWWAHTDRYVGKILEVKAGQALSLQYHREKLESMYFWQGEGELRLGEETRAIRPGLAVTVLPGTPHRITAFTDLIIFEVSTPQVEDVVRLEDRYGRAEPTPAPPSGGE comes from the coding sequence TTGCGGGTGGTGGATAAGCCCTGGGGAAGGGAGATCTGGTGGGCCCATACCGATCGGTACGTGGGCAAGATACTGGAAGTTAAGGCCGGACAGGCCCTGAGCCTCCAGTATCACCGCGAGAAGCTGGAGTCCATGTACTTCTGGCAGGGTGAGGGGGAGCTTCGCCTGGGTGAAGAAACCCGGGCCATCCGCCCGGGTCTGGCGGTGACGGTGCTGCCGGGAACTCCCCACCGCATTACCGCCTTTACCGACCTGATAATCTTTGAGGTTTCTACCCCTCAGGTAGAAGACGTGGTAAGGCTGGAGGACCGGTACGGCCGGGCGGAGCCCACCCCGGCACCTCCGTCGGGAGGTGAGTGA
- a CDS encoding copper amine oxidase N-terminal domain-containing protein, translated as MSTRRWLAVVLSAGVVLGGFWCYGRGLAQTPAPGSESDPLISRSYLETYVAERCGSLEAQIAQLTARVSLLEQQVKALREGSGGGAATGQTLILRVGSRTAQLGGETRTLEQAPYLQGNTVMVPFRFIGEALGARVSWEAQSKRIVYQSGGVKLVFQLGQPWVEVNGQRRELEVAPRLVGTTTMVPLRVVAEYLGAEVVWNQERKEITISLS; from the coding sequence ATGAGCACCAGGCGGTGGCTGGCGGTAGTCTTGTCGGCAGGGGTGGTCCTGGGCGGTTTTTGGTGCTACGGCCGAGGACTGGCCCAGACTCCGGCGCCGGGAAGCGAGTCCGATCCTCTGATTAGCCGGAGCTACCTTGAAACCTACGTGGCCGAACGTTGCGGGTCGCTGGAGGCCCAGATTGCCCAGTTGACCGCCCGGGTGAGCCTCCTGGAGCAGCAGGTAAAGGCGCTCCGGGAGGGCTCGGGAGGCGGCGCGGCTACGGGGCAGACCCTGATCCTGCGGGTCGGGAGCCGGACGGCCCAACTGGGCGGCGAGACCCGCACTCTGGAACAGGCTCCCTACCTGCAGGGCAATACGGTTATGGTGCCCTTCCGGTTTATCGGCGAGGCCCTGGGGGCCCGGGTCAGCTGGGAGGCGCAAAGCAAGAGAATCGTATATCAGTCGGGCGGCGTGAAGCTGGTGTTCCAGTTGGGGCAGCCCTGGGTGGAGGTTAACGGCCAGCGCCGGGAACTGGAGGTGGCGCCCCGCTTGGTAGGCACTACCACCATGGTTCCCCTGCGGGTAGTGGCGGAGTACCTGGGTGCCGAAGTGGTATGGAACCAGGAGCGCAAAGAAATAACCATTTCTTTATCTTAG
- a CDS encoding LCP family protein, whose product MSTDTELLTRPAPRRRRLRIWPLIVVMVLVFLVFGGLGYYLASLTVVSPLGVRIPGVASRPQPMNLLVLGVDRRENERGRADTLMLVFLDPATSRVGVLSLPRDTYVQVPGRGRTKLAHAHAYGGAELAAETVEGLLGVPVDHYLEVDFAGFERLVDLLGGVEIEVPQRMYRPEEGIDLRPGKQRLDGEDALAFVRFRDYPEGDIERIRMQQRFLLALVDQAVSLRNLLRSPQLLQQIYALVETDLPMGDLLSLAKIFSNLENYDLSLALLPGKPSYINGVSYFLPDTEQIGPTLAELQSPPSGNQAQAKEQL is encoded by the coding sequence ATGAGTACCGATACCGAACTGCTGACCCGCCCCGCCCCCAGGCGCCGGCGCCTGCGCATATGGCCCTTAATAGTGGTCATGGTACTGGTATTTCTGGTTTTTGGGGGGCTTGGGTACTATCTGGCCAGTCTGACCGTGGTTTCTCCTCTCGGTGTTCGTATTCCGGGAGTGGCAAGCCGGCCCCAGCCCATGAATCTTCTGGTGCTGGGCGTCGACCGGCGGGAGAACGAGCGCGGCCGGGCGGACACCTTGATGTTGGTGTTCCTCGATCCTGCGACCTCCCGGGTCGGGGTCCTTTCCTTACCTCGGGATACCTACGTGCAGGTGCCCGGCCGCGGTCGCACCAAGCTGGCTCACGCCCACGCCTACGGGGGGGCCGAGCTGGCGGCGGAAACGGTGGAAGGGCTTTTGGGCGTACCGGTAGATCACTATCTGGAAGTCGATTTTGCCGGGTTCGAGCGTCTGGTGGACCTGCTGGGAGGGGTGGAAATCGAAGTCCCCCAGCGCATGTATCGCCCCGAGGAGGGGATCGATCTAAGGCCGGGTAAGCAGCGCCTCGACGGTGAGGATGCCCTGGCCTTTGTGCGCTTCCGTGACTACCCGGAGGGGGACATCGAGCGCATCCGCATGCAGCAGCGCTTTCTGTTGGCCCTGGTGGACCAGGCGGTAAGTCTCAGGAATCTGCTGAGATCCCCGCAACTGCTGCAGCAGATTTACGCCCTGGTTGAGACCGATCTGCCCATGGGGGATCTGCTTTCCTTGGCCAAGATCTTCTCCAATCTCGAGAACTATGACCTATCCCTGGCCCTCCTGCCTGGCAAGCCGAGCTACATCAACGGGGTAAGCTACTTCCTGCCGGACACGGAGCAGATTGGGCCGACCCTGGCCGAGCTGCAGAGCCCGCCGTCCGGCAACCAGGCTCAGGCCAAAGAACAGCTGTAA
- a CDS encoding mannose-1-phosphate guanylyltransferase codes for MSEVAVVMAGGRGERFWPLSRESRPKQFLRLGGDRSLLQATVGRIASLVRPEDTYVVTGRRYADLVARELPHIPAGNILAEPEGRDTAPCIGLATVFIRRSLPEADPVMLVLPADHLITDVAAFTSTLRVAVEVARREEVLVCLGIPPTRPETGYGYIECGEQLRADEAAPVFRVRKFREKPDRATAEAFLRRGGFLWNSGMFVWRLTVIERAIARCLPELASGLVELARRIEKGRPWEEVFGRLPRISVDYGVMEKADNVAVVQGSFGWDDVGTWSALSRVYQRDAFGNVVAPGGDGRVEGGARPILLHSRDCVVYNGQRLLAAVGVEDLIIVDTEDALLICKKQEEQRLKELLNRLRQDGLEGYL; via the coding sequence ATGTCCGAAGTGGCGGTAGTAATGGCCGGAGGGCGGGGAGAGAGGTTCTGGCCCCTGAGCCGGGAGAGCCGGCCCAAGCAGTTCTTGAGGCTGGGCGGAGACCGGAGCCTGCTCCAGGCTACGGTAGGCCGGATTGCCTCCCTGGTGCGGCCCGAGGATACGTACGTGGTGACCGGCAGACGTTACGCCGACCTGGTAGCCCGGGAGTTGCCGCATATCCCTGCGGGCAACATCCTGGCGGAGCCTGAGGGCCGGGATACGGCTCCCTGCATAGGGTTGGCCACGGTCTTCATCCGGCGTTCCCTGCCGGAGGCCGATCCGGTGATGCTGGTGCTCCCCGCCGACCACCTTATCACCGACGTGGCGGCCTTCACCTCCACCCTGCGGGTGGCGGTGGAGGTGGCCCGCCGAGAGGAGGTATTGGTGTGCCTGGGCATTCCGCCCACCCGCCCGGAGACCGGTTACGGGTACATCGAATGCGGCGAACAGCTCCGGGCCGACGAGGCCGCACCGGTATTTCGGGTGAGGAAGTTCCGGGAGAAGCCGGATCGGGCCACGGCCGAGGCTTTTCTCCGCCGGGGAGGATTCTTGTGGAATAGCGGCATGTTCGTGTGGAGACTAACGGTGATCGAGCGGGCCATTGCCCGCTGCCTCCCTGAGCTGGCCTCGGGTCTGGTCGAGTTGGCCCGCCGGATAGAGAAGGGTCGTCCCTGGGAGGAGGTTTTCGGGCGCCTGCCCCGAATCTCCGTGGATTACGGGGTGATGGAAAAAGCCGATAACGTGGCGGTGGTCCAAGGCTCTTTCGGCTGGGACGACGTGGGAACCTGGTCGGCGCTAAGCCGCGTCTACCAACGGGACGCCTTTGGCAACGTGGTGGCTCCGGGTGGAGACGGCCGCGTGGAGGGAGGGGCCAGGCCCATCCTGTTGCATTCCCGGGATTGCGTAGTCTATAATGGGCAACGGCTGTTGGCTGCCGTGGGGGTGGAGGACCTGATCATTGTAGATACGGAGGACGCGCTTCTGATCTGCAAGAAGCAGGAGGAGCAGCGTCTGAAGGAGCTTCTGAACCGGCTGAGGCAGGATGGCCTGGAGGGTTATCTCTAA
- a CDS encoding CTP synthase, translating into MSQTKFIFITGGVVSSLGKGITAASIGRLLKSRGLRVAIQKFDPYINVDAGTMNPYQHGEVFVTEDGAETDLDLGHYERFVDINLTRNSNVTAGKIYWSVITKERRGDYLGGTVQVIPHVTNEIKQALLQVAQEEEPEVLIAEIGGTVGDIESLPFLEAIRQLKSDVGRQNVMYVHVTLVPYLRAAGEAKTKPTQHSVKELRGIGIQPDVIVCRSERPLSKAVAEKIALFCDIAEEAVIQAVDAECIYEVPLIFEAQGLDKIIVEDLGLPDAGPDLEEWRALVERIKRPKREVTIALVGKYVELPDAYLSIAEALGHGGIAHEARVNIVRINSSLLENGNPEELLRGVHGILVPGGFGDRGIEGKITAIRYAREHGLPFLGICLGMQLAVVEFARHVCGLSGAHSQEFFPDSPHPVIALMPDQRAVQAKGGTMRLGAYPCILAGSGIARRAYGIDRVYERHRHRYEFNNAYLERLAQAGLVVSGLSPDGRLVEMVELKEHPWFVASQFHPEFKSRPNRPHPLFRDFVGAALAFARDNRSAGVRS; encoded by the coding sequence GTGAGCCAAACCAAATTCATCTTCATCACCGGGGGAGTGGTGTCTTCACTGGGCAAGGGCATAACCGCGGCCTCCATCGGCCGGCTTCTGAAGAGCCGCGGGCTAAGGGTGGCCATCCAGAAGTTCGACCCTTACATCAATGTAGATGCCGGCACCATGAACCCTTACCAGCACGGGGAGGTTTTCGTCACCGAAGACGGCGCCGAAACCGACCTGGATCTGGGGCATTACGAGCGCTTTGTGGACATCAACCTCACCCGGAACAGCAACGTCACCGCCGGCAAGATCTACTGGTCGGTCATAACCAAGGAGCGCCGGGGGGACTATCTCGGGGGTACGGTGCAGGTCATTCCCCACGTGACCAACGAGATCAAGCAGGCCCTTTTGCAGGTGGCCCAGGAAGAGGAGCCGGAGGTGTTGATCGCCGAAATCGGGGGCACGGTGGGAGACATCGAGTCCCTGCCCTTCCTGGAGGCCATCCGGCAGCTCAAGAGCGACGTGGGCCGTCAGAACGTCATGTACGTCCATGTGACCCTGGTCCCTTACCTGAGGGCGGCGGGAGAGGCCAAAACCAAGCCCACCCAGCACAGCGTCAAGGAACTACGGGGCATAGGTATTCAGCCCGACGTTATCGTCTGCCGTTCCGAGCGTCCTCTGTCTAAGGCGGTGGCCGAGAAAATCGCCCTTTTCTGCGATATTGCCGAAGAGGCGGTAATTCAGGCGGTGGATGCCGAGTGCATCTACGAAGTGCCGCTCATTTTCGAGGCCCAGGGCCTGGACAAGATCATCGTGGAGGATCTGGGCCTTCCTGACGCCGGCCCGGATTTGGAGGAATGGCGGGCCCTGGTGGAGAGGATAAAACGGCCGAAGCGGGAAGTAACCATCGCCTTGGTGGGCAAGTACGTGGAGCTTCCGGATGCCTACCTGAGCATAGCCGAGGCCCTGGGTCACGGGGGTATCGCCCACGAGGCCAGGGTAAACATCGTGCGGATCAACAGTTCCCTCCTGGAGAATGGTAATCCGGAGGAGTTGCTGCGGGGAGTACACGGGATCCTGGTGCCCGGCGGATTCGGCGACCGGGGCATAGAGGGCAAGATTACCGCCATCCGCTACGCCCGGGAGCACGGCCTGCCTTTTTTGGGTATCTGCCTGGGTATGCAGCTGGCGGTGGTAGAGTTCGCCCGGCACGTGTGCGGCCTGTCCGGCGCCCACAGCCAGGAATTCTTCCCCGATAGTCCGCACCCGGTAATCGCCCTGATGCCCGATCAGCGCGCGGTTCAGGCTAAAGGCGGCACCATGCGCCTGGGGGCCTATCCGTGTATCCTGGCCGGGTCCGGTATCGCGCGCCGGGCCTACGGCATCGACCGGGTCTACGAACGGCACCGCCACCGGTACGAGTTCAATAACGCCTACCTGGAGCGGCTGGCTCAGGCGGGATTGGTGGTAAGCGGGCTTTCTCCCGACGGCCGCCTGGTGGAGATGGTGGAGCTCAAAGAGCATCCCTGGTTCGTGGCCTCGCAGTTTCACCCGGAATTCAAATCCCGGCCGAATCGCCCGCATCCGCTTTTCCGCGACTTTGTCGGCGCCGCCCTGGCCTTCGCCCGGGATAACCGATCCGCCGGAGTGAGAAGCTAA
- the argS gene encoding arginine--tRNA ligase, producing MNLLGQIAAGIKTALETAALEARRRGELSFESFPEFTVEVPRERGHGDLATNLALVLARAAGRPPREIGETILRHLRPAGTWIQAAEIAGPGFINFRLDPGWVYRVPALVEAQQDRWGDCDLGAGVKVQVEFVSANPTGLLHMGNARGAALGDTLANVLAAAGYQVTREYYINDAGHQIENFALSLEARYLELFGREAVFPEEGYHGEDLVDTVRAFAERCGERYLEVSPEERRRALVDFALEEKLTGIRRSLERFGVHYDVWFSEQSLHSRGQVRETLRELERRGFLYEQEGAVWFRASSLANAKDEVVVRSSGVPTYFAADIAYHVNKFARGFERVINIWGADHHGHVARLKAAMAALGYDPERVTVIIMQLVRLFQGGELLRMSKRTGQYVTLDELLDEVGKDAARYFFLLRSADSHLDFDLDLAKSQSEENPVYYVQYAHARIASILRHAEAEGYEVPAADEVDVRRLTHPAEIELLRKIADWPGVVEAAARALEPHRLPYYAHELASTFHRFYTQCRVLHPDPGLRGARLLLVKITQRTLARVLSLMGVSAPESM from the coding sequence ATGAACTTGCTGGGGCAAATCGCCGCAGGAATCAAGACCGCCCTGGAGACGGCAGCCTTGGAGGCACGCCGACGGGGTGAACTGTCCTTCGAAAGCTTCCCGGAGTTCACCGTAGAGGTGCCTCGGGAAAGAGGGCACGGGGATCTGGCTACCAACCTGGCCTTAGTCCTGGCGCGGGCAGCGGGTCGGCCGCCAAGGGAAATCGGCGAGACTATTCTACGCCATCTGCGGCCTGCCGGCACCTGGATCCAGGCGGCGGAAATCGCCGGGCCGGGTTTTATTAATTTTAGGCTGGATCCGGGCTGGGTGTACCGGGTACCGGCACTGGTGGAGGCGCAGCAGGACCGGTGGGGAGATTGCGATCTCGGGGCAGGAGTAAAGGTGCAGGTGGAATTCGTCAGTGCCAATCCTACCGGGCTTCTGCACATGGGTAACGCCCGGGGCGCGGCCCTGGGTGATACTCTGGCCAATGTCCTGGCCGCGGCGGGTTACCAGGTGACCCGGGAGTACTATATCAACGATGCCGGCCATCAAATCGAGAACTTTGCCCTGTCTCTGGAGGCCCGGTACCTAGAACTCTTCGGACGGGAGGCGGTATTTCCGGAAGAGGGTTACCACGGTGAGGATCTGGTGGATACGGTACGGGCATTTGCCGAGCGCTGCGGCGAACGCTACCTGGAGGTATCTCCGGAGGAACGGCGCCGGGCCCTGGTGGATTTTGCCCTGGAGGAGAAGCTGACCGGGATCCGGCGTTCGCTGGAGCGTTTTGGAGTGCACTATGACGTGTGGTTTTCCGAGCAGAGCCTGCATTCCCGGGGACAGGTAAGGGAAACCTTGAGAGAATTGGAGCGCCGGGGATTCCTTTACGAGCAGGAGGGAGCGGTCTGGTTTCGGGCTTCGTCCTTGGCTAACGCCAAGGACGAGGTGGTGGTGCGCTCCTCAGGAGTGCCGACTTATTTTGCCGCAGACATCGCCTACCACGTAAATAAGTTCGCCCGCGGCTTTGAACGGGTGATTAATATTTGGGGGGCCGATCACCACGGCCACGTTGCCCGGCTCAAGGCGGCCATGGCCGCCCTCGGCTACGATCCCGAGCGGGTGACGGTTATAATCATGCAACTGGTTCGCCTCTTTCAAGGCGGTGAGTTGCTGCGCATGTCCAAGCGCACCGGCCAGTACGTTACCCTGGATGAACTCCTGGACGAAGTGGGCAAGGATGCCGCGCGGTACTTCTTCCTCTTGCGCAGCGCGGACAGCCATCTCGACTTCGACCTGGATCTGGCCAAGAGCCAATCCGAGGAGAATCCCGTCTACTACGTGCAGTACGCACATGCCCGCATAGCCAGCATCCTGCGTCATGCCGAGGCCGAAGGTTACGAGGTTCCGGCTGCAGACGAAGTCGACGTCCGGCGGCTAACCCACCCGGCGGAGATCGAGCTTCTGCGCAAGATTGCCGACTGGCCCGGGGTGGTGGAGGCGGCGGCCCGGGCGCTGGAGCCGCACCGGCTGCCTTACTACGCCCACGAACTGGCCTCGACCTTCCATCGGTTTTATACTCAGTGCCGGGTATTGCATCCGGATCCCGGGCTGCGCGGCGCCCGGCTGCTGCTGGTCAAGATTACCCAGAGGACACTGGCCCGGGTTCTGAGTCTGATGGGAGTGAGCGCCCCGGAGAGCATGTGA